One genomic segment of Streptosporangium album includes these proteins:
- a CDS encoding proton-conducting transporter transmembrane domain-containing protein yields MYHVPSVLFFGVGTALTAAGSPETGTALVVLGTVIRSAVIPVHGWYPRFVERAPLGVVVAFGAAPLGVLTQLELLSARSPGALAHEVALIGGLTAVAAAVFGVVQNSARRALAFLAMSQSGLIAFGLGNGSPVAVSGAVLTWQASALALSGTAMALAALEARRGTLSLAAPGGNFARTPRLAAAFLLCGLAAVGFPPSLGFAGGHLLVHGSAGEFPLLWPALIGAVGVNGMTVMRSFFALFTGSRVHRGERDLRPLEACALMVVVTALLLGAVLPVIPVPHVPAAGSERSDRRTAQPVDP; encoded by the coding sequence ATGTATCACGTGCCCAGCGTCCTGTTCTTCGGCGTGGGTACCGCGCTGACGGCGGCCGGGTCACCGGAGACCGGAACGGCCCTCGTCGTCCTCGGGACCGTGATCCGGTCCGCGGTCATACCCGTGCACGGCTGGTATCCCAGGTTCGTGGAGCGGGCTCCGCTGGGGGTGGTGGTCGCCTTCGGCGCCGCGCCCCTCGGCGTGCTCACCCAGCTTGAGCTGCTGTCGGCACGGTCACCGGGTGCGCTCGCGCACGAGGTCGCCCTGATCGGTGGTCTGACCGCCGTCGCGGCGGCGGTGTTCGGGGTCGTGCAGAACAGCGCCAGACGGGCACTGGCCTTCCTGGCCATGAGCCAGAGCGGACTGATCGCGTTCGGGCTCGGCAACGGCTCGCCGGTCGCGGTGTCCGGGGCGGTGCTGACCTGGCAGGCGTCGGCGCTCGCCCTGTCGGGGACCGCCATGGCCCTCGCCGCGCTGGAGGCGCGGAGAGGCACGCTGTCCCTGGCGGCGCCCGGCGGGAACTTCGCCCGGACCCCGCGGCTGGCCGCTGCCTTCCTGCTGTGCGGGCTTGCCGCGGTCGGGTTCCCGCCGTCGCTCGGATTCGCCGGCGGGCATCTGCTCGTCCACGGCTCGGCAGGCGAGTTCCCGCTGCTGTGGCCCGCGCTGATCGGGGCCGTCGGTGTCAACGGGATGACGGTGATGCGGTCCTTCTTCGCCCTGTTCACGGGGAGCCGCGTCCATCGCGGAGAGCGTGATCTCCGCCCTCTCGAAGCGTGCGCCCTCATGGTCGTCGTTACCGCGCTGCTGCTCGGCGCCGTTCTCCCGGTGATCCCCGTGCCCCACGTACCGGCGGCGGGTTCTGAGCGGTCGGATCGGAGAACGGCTCAACCGGTTGATCCGTGA
- a CDS encoding transposase, with protein sequence MDKGWHRIELATRSRARYTGTCVITVNPAYASQTCNVCKVVDRKSRESQAVFRCTSCGHTEHADVNAAKDVLTAGRAEFAQPRQGVRAGARKPRNRVGRKANRQATAAQTTATVASGLAGIPRL encoded by the coding sequence TTGGACAAGGGCTGGCACCGGATCGAGCTGGCCACCCGTAGCAGGGCCCGGTACACGGGCACCTGCGTGATCACTGTCAACCCGGCGTACGCGAGTCAGACGTGTAACGTGTGCAAGGTGGTGGATCGGAAGTCCCGCGAGAGCCAAGCGGTCTTCCGGTGCACCTCTTGCGGCCACACCGAACACGCCGACGTGAACGCCGCCAAGGACGTACTCACCGCCGGGAGGGCGGAGTTCGCACAGCCCAGACAGGGTGTGCGGGCTGGGGCGCGCAAACCACGCAACCGCGTGGGCCGGAAGGCCAACCGCCAAGCAACAGCAGCGCAGACCACCGCAACAGTGGCGTCTGGGCTGGCTGGAATCCCCCGGCTTTAG
- a CDS encoding PPOX class F420-dependent oxidoreductase codes for MGKLNEDAKELLNQPVHAWVTTVRPDGSLHSTVVWVDVDGDDVVFNTAVGRAKERHLRNDPRVSVSVLDPKDAFHLVSVSGTAELELEGADTVIDRLAHKYLGVDSYPYRQPGEQRITVRIRPDQVIYNAGG; via the coding sequence GTGGGAAAACTGAACGAAGACGCCAAGGAACTGCTCAACCAGCCGGTTCACGCCTGGGTGACGACCGTCCGGCCTGACGGCTCGCTGCACAGCACCGTCGTCTGGGTGGACGTCGACGGAGACGACGTCGTCTTCAACACGGCCGTCGGCCGCGCCAAGGAGCGCCATCTGCGCAACGACCCCCGCGTGTCGGTGAGCGTCCTGGACCCCAAGGACGCCTTCCACCTGGTCAGCGTCTCCGGCACCGCGGAGTTGGAGCTGGAGGGCGCCGACACGGTCATCGACCGCCTCGCGCACAAATACCTCGGGGTGGACAGCTACCCCTACCGGCAGCCGGGCGAGCAGCGCATCACGGTGCGGATCCGCCCCGACCAGGTGATCTACAACGCGGGCGGCTGA
- a CDS encoding pyridoxamine 5'-phosphate oxidase family protein, which produces MKDLGEGFHAFWRERHLATLTTVRADGTPHVVPVGVTLDAGSGTARVITSGGSNKVRLVRAAGQEGAAVAVCQVDGRRWSTLEGRAVIREDPGSVADAERRYAERYRQPRENPARVVIEIRVTRVLGNV; this is translated from the coding sequence GTGAAGGATCTCGGAGAAGGGTTCCACGCGTTCTGGCGGGAGCGCCACCTGGCCACGCTCACCACGGTGCGGGCCGACGGCACACCGCACGTCGTCCCGGTGGGGGTGACGCTGGACGCCGGCTCCGGGACCGCCCGGGTGATCACCTCGGGCGGTTCGAACAAGGTGCGGCTGGTGCGCGCCGCCGGGCAGGAGGGCGCCGCGGTCGCCGTCTGCCAGGTGGACGGGCGACGCTGGTCGACCCTGGAGGGGCGCGCGGTGATCCGCGAGGACCCCGGGTCGGTCGCCGACGCCGAACGCCGCTATGCCGAGCGTTACCGGCAGCCCCGCGAGAACCCGGCCCGCGTCGTGATCGAGATCCGCGTCACCCGCGTGCTCGGCAATGTCTGA
- the cbiE gene encoding precorrin-6y C5,15-methyltransferase (decarboxylating) subunit CbiE: MSDPVTVVGVGADGWAGLSAAARRELRAAQVLMGSARQLALVPEPAAERVVWPSPLLAALPALIASHEGRRVCVLASGDPMFHGIGTTLVRLLGPDRVRVLPHPSSVSLACARLGWAADQVEVVSVVTRPVESVHTAVHDGRRVLVLSADGRTPARIAALLARRGYGASPMTVLERLGGAEERTVSGTAEDWSLPVAHDLNVVAVECRATAGTAGLPCLPGLPDEAFEHDGQLTKREVRAVTLSRLAPVPGELLWDVGAGAGSVAIEWMRGHRANRAVAVESHPERAARISRNATDLGVPGLNVVAGTAPAALAGLEPPDAVFAGGGATVPGVLEGCWEALRPGGRLVANAVTVESEAVLASWYGRLGGDLVRLAVSRAAPVGGFTGWRPMMPVTIWTATKPVPVESGR; this comes from the coding sequence ATGTCTGACCCCGTCACGGTCGTCGGCGTCGGAGCCGACGGCTGGGCGGGCCTGTCGGCGGCGGCGCGGCGTGAGCTGCGCGCCGCGCAGGTCCTGATGGGCAGCGCCCGGCAGCTCGCCCTGGTCCCCGAGCCGGCCGCCGAACGCGTGGTCTGGCCCTCTCCCCTGCTCGCCGCCCTTCCCGCGTTGATCGCCTCCCACGAGGGCCGCCGGGTGTGCGTGCTGGCCAGTGGCGACCCCATGTTCCACGGCATCGGCACGACGCTGGTCCGGCTGCTCGGACCGGACCGGGTCAGGGTGCTGCCCCACCCGTCGTCGGTCTCGCTGGCCTGCGCCAGGCTCGGCTGGGCAGCCGACCAGGTCGAGGTGGTCAGCGTGGTGACCCGGCCGGTCGAGTCGGTGCACACCGCCGTCCACGACGGCCGCCGGGTGCTGGTCCTCAGCGCCGACGGCCGCACCCCCGCCCGGATCGCCGCCCTGCTCGCCCGGCGCGGATACGGCGCGAGCCCGATGACCGTGCTGGAGCGGCTCGGCGGAGCAGAGGAGCGCACGGTCTCCGGCACGGCGGAAGACTGGTCCCTGCCGGTGGCCCACGACCTCAACGTCGTCGCGGTGGAGTGCCGCGCCACCGCCGGGACCGCCGGGCTGCCATGCCTGCCCGGCCTGCCCGACGAGGCGTTCGAGCACGACGGCCAGCTCACCAAGAGGGAGGTGCGCGCCGTGACCCTGTCCCGTCTCGCGCCCGTCCCCGGCGAGCTGTTGTGGGACGTCGGCGCGGGAGCGGGCAGCGTCGCGATCGAGTGGATGCGCGGCCACCGGGCCAACCGGGCGGTCGCGGTGGAGAGCCACCCCGAGCGGGCCGCCCGGATCTCCCGCAACGCCACGGACCTGGGCGTGCCCGGACTGAACGTCGTGGCCGGCACGGCACCGGCCGCGCTCGCCGGGCTCGAACCACCCGACGCCGTCTTCGCCGGCGGCGGAGCCACCGTCCCCGGCGTGCTGGAGGGTTGCTGGGAGGCACTGCGTCCCGGCGGCAGGCTGGTCGCCAACGCGGTGACGGTGGAGTCGGAGGCCGTACTGGCCTCCTGGTACGGCCGGCTCGGCGGCGACCTGGTCCGGCTGGCGGTCAGCAGGGCGGCGCCGGTCGGCGGCTTCACCGGCTGGCGGCCCATGATGCCGGTGACGATCTGGACGGCGACCAAGCCTGTTCCCGTGGAGAGTGGACGATGA
- the cobM gene encoding precorrin-4 C(11)-methyltransferase: MTVRFIGAGPGAADLITLRGQRAVASSPVCLYAGSLVPAELLECCPPEARLVDTASMALEEIVAEMLAAHRAGHDVARLHSGDPSVFSAMAEQMRRLDAAGVPYEVIPGVPAFAAAAASLKRELTVPGVGQTVVLTRTSVRATPMPEGEDLDTLGRSRATMVLHLAVQRVEAVAGELVPNYGADCPVAVVARASRDDEVILRGTLADIADKVRAAGVVRTAVIVVGRVLTASEFPDSHLYSAARCRD, encoded by the coding sequence ATGACGGTGCGTTTCATCGGGGCGGGGCCCGGCGCCGCCGACCTGATCACCCTGCGGGGGCAGCGGGCGGTCGCGTCCTCGCCGGTGTGCCTGTACGCCGGTTCCCTGGTCCCGGCCGAGCTGCTGGAGTGCTGCCCGCCGGAGGCGCGGCTGGTCGACACCGCCTCGATGGCGCTGGAGGAGATCGTGGCGGAGATGCTCGCCGCCCACAGGGCAGGTCACGACGTGGCCCGGCTGCACTCCGGCGACCCGTCGGTGTTCAGCGCGATGGCCGAGCAGATGCGGCGGCTGGACGCGGCCGGCGTGCCCTACGAGGTGATCCCCGGAGTGCCCGCGTTCGCCGCGGCCGCGGCGTCGCTGAAGCGCGAGCTCACTGTGCCGGGGGTGGGCCAGACGGTCGTGCTGACCCGGACCTCGGTGCGCGCCACCCCCATGCCCGAGGGGGAGGACCTGGACACGCTCGGCCGCAGCCGCGCCACGATGGTCCTCCATCTGGCCGTGCAGCGCGTCGAGGCGGTGGCCGGAGAGCTCGTCCCCAACTACGGCGCCGACTGCCCGGTCGCCGTGGTGGCCCGGGCCAGCCGGGACGACGAGGTGATCCTGCGCGGCACCTTGGCCGACATCGCCGACAAGGTCCGCGCCGCCGGGGTCGTCCGCACCGCGGTGATCGTGGTCGGCCGCGTGCTGACCGCCTCGGAGTTCCCCGACAGCCACCTGTACTCCGCCGCACGCTGCCGTGACTGA
- a CDS encoding cobalt-precorrin-5B (C(1))-methyltransferase produces the protein MSAPLRHGWTTGACATAATAAAYTALLTGDFPDPVEIVLPKGQRPAFALAMEELTDGAAMAAVVKDAGDDPDVTHGALISATVRHGAPGTGVTFAAGPGVGTVTKPGLPLEVGEPAINPVPRRMMCEHVAEVAARHGGTGDVAVEISVEHGEELARKTWNPRLGILGGLSILGTTGIVVPYSCSAWIDSIRRGIDVARAAGRGHVAGCTGSTSEKVAAELYGLPQDALLDMGDFAGAVLKYLRRHPVPRLTVAGGVGKLSKLADGHLDLHSGRSQVNPEMLAGLVRSAGGDEALAGRVLAANTALHALRLCQEAGLPLGDLVAERARLTAAGVLRGAPVAVDVVVIDRAGVIVGRAG, from the coding sequence GAGCGCGCCCCTGCGCCATGGCTGGACCACCGGCGCGTGCGCGACCGCGGCGACCGCGGCCGCCTACACCGCCCTGCTGACCGGCGACTTCCCCGACCCGGTGGAGATCGTCCTGCCCAAGGGGCAGCGGCCCGCCTTCGCGCTGGCCATGGAGGAGCTCACGGACGGCGCGGCCATGGCCGCGGTGGTCAAGGACGCCGGTGACGACCCCGACGTGACGCACGGCGCGCTGATCTCCGCGACGGTACGGCACGGCGCCCCCGGCACCGGCGTGACCTTCGCGGCCGGGCCCGGGGTCGGCACCGTCACCAAGCCGGGACTCCCGCTGGAGGTGGGTGAGCCGGCGATCAACCCGGTCCCCCGGCGGATGATGTGCGAGCACGTCGCCGAGGTGGCCGCCCGGCACGGCGGGACCGGCGACGTGGCCGTGGAGATCTCCGTGGAGCACGGCGAGGAGCTGGCGAGGAAGACCTGGAACCCCCGGCTGGGCATCCTGGGCGGCCTGTCCATCCTCGGCACGACGGGCATCGTGGTGCCGTACTCCTGCTCGGCCTGGATCGACAGCATCCGGCGCGGCATCGACGTGGCCAGGGCCGCGGGCCGCGGACATGTCGCCGGGTGCACCGGGAGCACGTCGGAGAAGGTCGCGGCCGAGCTGTACGGGCTGCCGCAGGACGCGCTGCTGGACATGGGCGACTTCGCCGGAGCCGTGCTGAAGTATCTGCGCAGGCACCCGGTGCCCCGCCTGACCGTCGCCGGGGGCGTCGGCAAGCTCTCCAAGCTCGCCGACGGCCATCTGGACCTTCACTCGGGCCGCTCGCAGGTCAACCCGGAGATGCTCGCCGGGCTCGTCCGCTCGGCGGGCGGGGACGAGGCGCTGGCCGGGCGGGTGCTGGCGGCCAACACCGCCCTGCACGCGCTCCGGCTCTGCCAGGAGGCGGGCCTGCCGCTGGGCGACCTGGTCGCCGAGCGTGCCCGCCTGACGGCCGCCGGCGTACTGCGCGGGGCGCCCGTGGCGGTGGACGTGGTGGTCATCGACCGGGCGGGCGTGATCGTCGGCCGCGCGGGCTGA